From the genome of Vigna angularis cultivar LongXiaoDou No.4 chromosome 11, ASM1680809v1, whole genome shotgun sequence, one region includes:
- the LOC108334480 gene encoding protein SRG1, with amino-acid sequence MAETKNLSGSSVLVPSVQELAKQNLATVPQRYIQPQHEQQMVHISQQPNTATLQIPVIDMQRLLSQESATSELDKLHLACKEWGFFQLINHGVSTSLVEKVKLEIKNFFDLPMSEKKRFWQSREHMEGFGQAFVVSEDQKLDWADLFFMTVLPKQLRMPHLFPQLPLSFRESLEVYSEEVENLAKVIVEEMGKCLKMKEREMREIFENGMQSMRINYYPACPEAEKVIGLTPHSDGVGLTILLQVSDVEGLQVRKDGIWILVKPLPNSFIINIGDMLEIISNGIYKSVEHRAIVNSARERISIATFHTPKHDGVLAPASSLITEKTPPRFQQTELKEFLANLFARKLDGKSYLDTLRL; translated from the exons ATGGCAGAGACCAAGAACCTATCAGGAAGTTCAGTTTTGGTACCATCAGTTCAAGAGTTGGCCAAACAAAATTTGGCTACTGTTCCACAAAGATACATTCAGCCTCAACATGAACAGCAAATGGTGCATATTTCTCAACAACCTAATACTGCCACCCTTCAGATTCCAGTTATTGACATGCAGAGATTGCTTTCTCAAGAATCTGCAACTTCTGAATTAGATAAGCTTCACCTTGCTTGCAAGGAATGGGGATTCTTTCAG CTGATAAACCATGGAGTTAGCACTTCCTTGGTGGAGAAAGTGAAGCTGGAGATTAAGAATTTCTTCGACCTTCCAATGTCGGAGAAAAAAAGGTTTTGGCAGAGTCGAGAACATATGGAAGGTTTTGGACAAGCTTTTGTTGTGAGTGAAGATCAAAAGCTTGATTGGGCTGACCTTTTCTTTATGACTGTTCTTCCAAAACAATTGAGAATGCCTCACTTATTTCCTCAACTCCCTCTTTCTTTCAG GGAAAGTTTAGAAGTTTACTCAGAGGAAGTTGAAAATTTAGCGAAAGTGATTGTTGAAGAAATGGGAAAGTGTCTgaagatgaaagaaagagagatgagagagataTTTGAAAATGGGATGCAATCTATGAGGATAAACTATTATCCAGCATGTCCTGAAGCAGAGAAGGTTATTGGTCTGACACCTCATTCAGATGGAGTTGGTCTTACTATCCTTCTACAAGTGAGTGATGTAGAAGGCTTGCAGGTAAGAAAAGATGGCATCTGGATTCTCGTCAAACCCTTACCTAATTCCTTCATTATCAACATTGGTGACATGTTGGAG ATTATAAGTAATGGAATATACAAAAGTGTTGAGCATCGTGCAATAGTGAATTCTGCAAGAGAAAGAATTTCAATTGCCACATTCCACACTCCAAAACATGATGGTGTGTTAGCTCCTGCATCAAGTTTGATCACTGAAAAAACACCACCACGCTTCCAACAAACTGAACTCAAGGAGTTTTTGGCCAACCTTTTTGCTCGTAAACTCGATGGAAAGTCTTACTTAGACACCTTGCGACTATAA